The genomic region TCTGGCAGTTCAACCAGTCGTGCGACAGCGTCTCCAGCTACCAGAACGAGTACCGCTGCTACGAGGTGGCGTGCCCGCTCGACCTCGCGATCATCGCGGCCTCCATCGTGGGCGCGCTCATCGGCTTCCTCTGGTGGAACACGTCGCCCGCCCAGATATTCATGGGCGACACCGGCTCCCTCGGCCTCGGCGGCGCCCTCGCGGCCCTCGCCATCCTCAGCCGCACCGAGCTGCTGCTCGTCTTCATCGGCGGCCTGTTCGTGATCGTCGCGGGGTCGGTGGTGCTCCAGCGCATCTACTTCAAGCTCACGCACGGCAAGCGCATCTTCCTCATGAGCCCGCTGCACCACCACTTCGAGCTCAAGGGGTGGGCGGAGGTCACGGTCGTCGTGCGCTTCTGGATCATCGCGGGCCTGCTGGTGGCGGCGGGCGTCGGCACCTTCTACCTGGAATGGATCACGCAGTAGAGATGACAGACGGCACCTCCGACGACGGCACGGCGCTCGTGCGACCCGACTCCCTGCACAGCTGGCACGACGACTGGACCGGGCTCCGCGTCGCCGTCCTCGGCCTCGGGCGCACGGGCTTCTCCGTCGCCGACACGCTGATCGAGCTCGGCGCGGACGTGCTCGTGGTCGCGGCCGACGCGTCGCCGGAGCGGCTGGCGCTGCTGGACGTCATCGGCGGGCGCCTGGTCCGGCCCACCGAGGAGGAGCCTGTGCCGACGGAGCTCGTGGCCTTCGCGCCCGAGCTCGTCGTCGTGTCGCCCGGCTACGCGCCCGCGCACCCGCTGCCCGCCTGGGCGACGGAGGCGGGGATCCCGCTGTGGGGCGACATCGAGCTCGCGTGGCGCGTGCGCGACAAGACCGGGACGCCGGCCGAGTGGATCACCATCACCGGCACCAACGGCAAGACCACCACCACGCAGCTCACGGCCGCGCTCCTGCAGGAGGGCGGCGTGCGTGCCGTGCCGTGCGGCAACATCGGCCTGCCCGTGCTCGACGTCGTGCGCCACCCGGACGGCTTCGACGTGCTCGTCGTCGAGCTCTCCAGCCACCAGCTGCACTACATGCGCGAGGTGCGGCCGTACTCGAGCGCCTTCCTCAACCTCGCCGACGACCACCTCGAGTGGCACGGGTCCCGCCAGGCCTACGCCGCCGCCAAGGGCCGCGTCTACGCCGACACGCGCGTCGCCTGCGTCTACAACCGTGCCGACCGCGCCACCGAGGACGCGCTCCGCGAGGCCGACGTGCAGGACGGCGCGCGCGCCATCGGCTTCGGCCTCGACGCGCCGGGTCCGAGCGACCTCGGCATCGTCGACGGGATCCTCTGCGACCGCGCCTTCCTCGAGGAGCGCTTCACCAGCGCCCTCGAGCTGACGACCCTCGACGAGCTGCGCGCGGTCGGCCTCGCGGCGCCGCACATCGTGCAGAACATCCTCGCCGCGGCCGCGCTCGCCCGGTCCTACGGCGTCTCGCCGGCGGTCGTGCGGCAGGCGCTCCAGCGCTTCGAGCTCGACAGCCACCGCATCGAGCGGATCGGGGAGCGCGACGGCGTCGCGTTCGTCGACGACTCGAAGGCCACGAACCCGCACGCCGCATCCGCGTCGCTCGCGGCGTTCCCCTCCGTGGTGTGGCTCGTCGGCGGCCTCCTCAAGGGCGTCGAGCTCGACGAGCTGATCCGCGCCCACGCGCCGCGCCTGCGCGCCGCCGTGGTCATCGGCGTCGAGCGCGCCGAGGTGCTCGCGGCATTCGCGCGACACGCGCCCGACGTGACCGTCCTCGAGGTGGCCGAGAGCGACACTGAGGAGGTCATGCGGTCCGCCGTGCGGCTCGCGGCGGGCGTGGCCCGGGAGGGCGACACCGTCCTCCTGGCTCCGGCAGCGGCATCCATGGACCAATTCACCGACTACGCCGATCGCGGACGCCGATACCGGGCCGCGGTCGACCACCACCTGGGAGGTGCGGCGGATGACACTGCCCCCGAGAACGACGCGGACCCCTCGCGCGGCTGACGCGCCGGGGCCCCGCGGCCCGCGCACCCCGTCCGCTCCCGCTGAGGACGCGCAGGAGGGGACGCAGCGCCGCGGCCTCGCCGCCCGGATCCACCTCGGCCGCGCCTTCCACGCGGAGAGCGGCTCCTACTTCCTGCTGCTCGGCACGACGCTCTTCCTGGTCGTCTTCGGCCTGGTGATGGTGCTGTCGTCGTCGAGCATCGACTCGTTCGTCGCCGGCGGCGGCTTCTTCGGCATCTTCCTCAAGCAGGGGATGTTCGCGCTCATCGGCGTGCCGCTCATGCTGCTGGTCTCGCTCGTGCCGCCCATGTTCTGGAAGCGCTGGGCGTGGGTGCTGCTGCTCGCCGCGTGCGCCGTGCAGCTGCTCGTGTTCGGTCCCATGGGCGTGAAGGTCGGCGAGAACATCGGCTGGATCCGCATCGCGGGCACCACGTTCCAGCCCGCGGAGCTCATCAAGGTGGGCCTCGTGATCTGGCTGGCCTTCATCCTCGCGAGGAAGCGCCACCTGCTGCGCACGTGGCCGCACATCCTCATCCCCGTGCTGCCCGTCGCGGGCGGCGCCGTCGGCCTCGTCGCGCTCGGTGGCGACCTCGGGACCGTCATCATCATGGCGAGCATCGTGCTCGGCGCCCTGTTCTTCGCGGGCATCCCCATCGGCAAGCTGACGCTCATGCTCACGATCGGCTCCGTGCTCGCGGTGCTCATGACCGTGATCAGCGACAGCCGCATGCGCCGCGTCACCGAGTTCATCACCGGCCAGTGCGACTACGCGGGCGGCTGCTGGCAGTCCACGCACGGCCTGTACGCGCTGGCCGCGGGCGGGATCTTCGGCGTCGGCCTCGGCAACTCCAAGGCCAAGTGGATGTGGCTGCCCGAGGCCGACAACGACTACATCTTCGCGATCATCGGTGAGGAGCTCGGCCTCATCGGCGCCATCGTCGTCATCCTCCTGTTCGTCGTGCTCGCCATCGGCTTCATCCGCGTGATCCGCGCCAACACCGACACGTTCGCGCGCGTCGCCACGGGCGCCGTCATGACCTGGATCATCGTGCAGGCCTTCGTGAACATCGGCGTGGTGCTGAACCTGCTCCCGGTGCTCGGGGTGCCCTTGCCGTTCGTGTCGTCGGGAGGCTCGTCGCTCGTGACGACGCTCGTGGCGATGGGCATCGTGCTGGGCTTCGCCCGGAGGCCCACGACCGAGGAGTCGCCGGACGTCATCCCGGCCGTGATCGGCATGCGCTCGTGACGGTCTACCTGCTCGCCGGCGGCGGCACCGCGGGGCACGTGAATCCGCTGCTCGCCGTGGCCGACGAGCTGCGGGCTCGTGAGCCCGAGTCCACGATCCTCGTCCTCGGCACGCGCGAGGGCCTCGAGTCCCGGCTCGTCCCGGCCCGCGGCTACGAGCTGCTCACGATCGCGCGCCTGCCCTTCCCGCGGCGTCCGAACCGCGCGGCCGTGCGCTTCGCGCCGGAGTTCGCGCGGGCCGTGGGGCGGATCCGCCGCATGATCGCCGAGCGGGGGATCGACGTGGTCGTCGGCTTCGGCGGCTACGCGGCCGCGCCCGCCTACCTGGCCGCGCGTCGCTCGGGCGTCCCGGTAGTCGTGCACGAGGCCAACGCGTCACCCGGGCTCGCCAACCGGCTCGGGGCCCGCGTCGCCACGGCCGTCGGCATCACGTTCCCCGACACCGTCCTCCCGCGCGCCCAGGCGGTGGGCATGCCGCTGCGCCGCGAGATCGCGACCCTCGACCGCGACGCCGTCCGCGACGCCGCGCGCGCCGAGCTCGGCCTCGACGCCGACCGCCCGACGCTGCTCGTCACGGGCGGATCGACGGGCGCGCGCAGCCTCAACCGCACGGTCGTGCAGGTGGCCGAGCGCATCACCGCGACGGGCGCGCAGATCCTGCACATCGTCGGCGGCGCGCAGGAGTTCACCGACCCGGGCGTCGAGCGCTACCACGTGGTCGGCTACTCCGACCGCATGGAGCTCGCCATCGCCGCGGCCGACCTCGTCGTCTCCCGCGCCGGTGCCGGCGCGCTGTCCGAGCTCACCGCCGTGGGCGTCCCCGCGGTCTACGTGCCGTACCCGGTGGGCAACGGCGAGCAGGCCGTCAACGTCCGCGGCGTGGTCGCGGCCGGCGGCGGCATCGTCGTGGCCGACGTCGACTTCACGCCCGACTGGGTGCTCGCGCACGTCCTCCCGCTCCTGTCCGACCCGGCGGCGCTCGCGCGCATGTCCCGAGCGGCGGCCTCCGTCGGCACCCGCGACGGCGCGGCCCGCATGGCGGACCTCGTCCGCGACGCCCTCGCCGCCCGCCCGCCCCGGCCCGCCGCGCGGCGCTGACCGCGCGCCGACCGCCCGCTTCCCACCTCCCGAGGAGACCGCACGTGATCGCACCCGACCTGACCATGGACATCCCGACCGAGCTCGGCCGCGTCCACTTCGTGGGCATCGGCGGGTCCGGCATGAGCGGCATCGCGCGCCTGTTCCTCGCCGCGGGCCACCGCGTCACCGGATCCGACTCCCGCGACTCCGACGCCGTGCAGGCGCTCCGGGAGCTCGGTGCGGAGATCCACGTGGGCCACGACGCCGCGCACGTGGGCGACGCCGAGGCGCTCGTCGTCACGGGCGCGCTCTGGCAGGACAATCCCGAGTACGTGCTCGCCAAGGAGCGGGGCCTGCCGATCCTGCACCGCTCGCAGGCGCTCGCCTGGCTCATCAGCGGCCAGCGTCTCGTCGCCGTCGCGGGCGCGCACGGCAAGACCACCTCCACGGGCATGATCGTGACCGCGCTCCTCGAGGCCGGTCGCGACCCGTCGTTCGTCAACGGCGGCGTGATCGGCGGGCTCGGCGTCTCGAGCGCCCCCGGATCCGAGGAGCTGTTCGTCGTCGAGGCCGACGAGTCCGACGGCTCGTTCCTTCTCTACGACACGTCGGTCGCGCTCATCACCAACGTCGACGCCGACCACCTCGACCACTACGGCTCGCACGAGGCCTTCGACGACGCGTTCGTGCGCTTCGCGTCCGCCGCGTCCGAGCTCGTCGTCATCTCGAGCGACGACCCGGGCGCGCGCCGCGTCAGCGCGCGCATCGAGGGCCGTGTGGTCACGTTCGGCGAGGACCCCGCGGCCGACATCCGGATCACCGACATCGTCACCGACGGCCCCGTCGCCTTCACCCTCACCCACGACGGCGTGTCCCGCCATGCCGCGCTCCGCGTCCCCGGCCGCCACAACGCGATCAACGCCGCGGGCGCGTACGCCGTGCTCGTCGGCCTCGGCGTGGATCCCGACGACGCGATCGCGGGCCTCGGCGGCTTCTCCGGCACCGGCCGGCGCTTCGAGCTGCACGCCGAGGTCCGCGGCGTCAGCGTCTACGACGACTACGCGCACCACCCCACCGAGGTCCGCGCCGCGCTCGAGGCCGCGCGCACGGTCGTGGGGGACGGCCGCATCATCGCCGTCCACCAGCCGCACCTCTACAGCCGCACGCAGATGATGGCCGGCGACTTCGCGCGCGTCTACGAGGAGCTCGCCGACCACACCATCGTGCTCGACGTGTTCGGCGCCCGCGAGGACCCGATCCCCGGCGTCACCGGCGCCCTCGTCTCCGAGCGCTTCGCGGACCCGAGCCACGTCGACTACCTGCCCGACTGGCAGCAGGCGGCCGACCGCGCGGCGGAGATCGCGCGCGACGGCGACTTCATCGTCACCCTCAGCTGCGGCGACGTGTACCGGATCATCCCGCAGATCGTCGGCGCGCTCGAGCGTCCCGCCGGATCCCCGCAGCCCGCCGCGTCCTCCCGGCCCCGCGAGT from Clavibacter michiganensis subsp. insidiosus harbors:
- the murC gene encoding UDP-N-acetylmuramate--L-alanine ligase; its protein translation is MIAPDLTMDIPTELGRVHFVGIGGSGMSGIARLFLAAGHRVTGSDSRDSDAVQALRELGAEIHVGHDAAHVGDAEALVVTGALWQDNPEYVLAKERGLPILHRSQALAWLISGQRLVAVAGAHGKTTSTGMIVTALLEAGRDPSFVNGGVIGGLGVSSAPGSEELFVVEADESDGSFLLYDTSVALITNVDADHLDHYGSHEAFDDAFVRFASAASELVVISSDDPGARRVSARIEGRVVTFGEDPAADIRITDIVTDGPVAFTLTHDGVSRHAALRVPGRHNAINAAGAYAVLVGLGVDPDDAIAGLGGFSGTGRRFELHAEVRGVSVYDDYAHHPTEVRAALEAARTVVGDGRIIAVHQPHLYSRTQMMAGDFARVYEELADHTIVLDVFGAREDPIPGVTGALVSERFADPSHVDYLPDWQQAADRAAEIARDGDFIVTLSCGDVYRIIPQIVGALERPAGSPQPAASSRPRE
- the ftsW gene encoding putative lipid II flippase FtsW, whose amino-acid sequence is MTLPPRTTRTPRAADAPGPRGPRTPSAPAEDAQEGTQRRGLAARIHLGRAFHAESGSYFLLLGTTLFLVVFGLVMVLSSSSIDSFVAGGGFFGIFLKQGMFALIGVPLMLLVSLVPPMFWKRWAWVLLLAACAVQLLVFGPMGVKVGENIGWIRIAGTTFQPAELIKVGLVIWLAFILARKRHLLRTWPHILIPVLPVAGGAVGLVALGGDLGTVIIMASIVLGALFFAGIPIGKLTLMLTIGSVLAVLMTVISDSRMRRVTEFITGQCDYAGGCWQSTHGLYALAAGGIFGVGLGNSKAKWMWLPEADNDYIFAIIGEELGLIGAIVVILLFVVLAIGFIRVIRANTDTFARVATGAVMTWIIVQAFVNIGVVLNLLPVLGVPLPFVSSGGSSLVTTLVAMGIVLGFARRPTTEESPDVIPAVIGMRS
- the murD gene encoding UDP-N-acetylmuramoyl-L-alanine--D-glutamate ligase, with product MTDGTSDDGTALVRPDSLHSWHDDWTGLRVAVLGLGRTGFSVADTLIELGADVLVVAADASPERLALLDVIGGRLVRPTEEEPVPTELVAFAPELVVVSPGYAPAHPLPAWATEAGIPLWGDIELAWRVRDKTGTPAEWITITGTNGKTTTTQLTAALLQEGGVRAVPCGNIGLPVLDVVRHPDGFDVLVVELSSHQLHYMREVRPYSSAFLNLADDHLEWHGSRQAYAAAKGRVYADTRVACVYNRADRATEDALREADVQDGARAIGFGLDAPGPSDLGIVDGILCDRAFLEERFTSALELTTLDELRAVGLAAPHIVQNILAAAALARSYGVSPAVVRQALQRFELDSHRIERIGERDGVAFVDDSKATNPHAASASLAAFPSVVWLVGGLLKGVELDELIRAHAPRLRAAVVIGVERAEVLAAFARHAPDVTVLEVAESDTEEVMRSAVRLAAGVAREGDTVLLAPAAASMDQFTDYADRGRRYRAAVDHHLGGAADDTAPENDADPSRG
- the murG gene encoding undecaprenyldiphospho-muramoylpentapeptide beta-N-acetylglucosaminyltransferase → MTVYLLAGGGTAGHVNPLLAVADELRAREPESTILVLGTREGLESRLVPARGYELLTIARLPFPRRPNRAAVRFAPEFARAVGRIRRMIAERGIDVVVGFGGYAAAPAYLAARRSGVPVVVHEANASPGLANRLGARVATAVGITFPDTVLPRAQAVGMPLRREIATLDRDAVRDAARAELGLDADRPTLLVTGGSTGARSLNRTVVQVAERITATGAQILHIVGGAQEFTDPGVERYHVVGYSDRMELAIAAADLVVSRAGAGALSELTAVGVPAVYVPYPVGNGEQAVNVRGVVAAGGGIVVADVDFTPDWVLAHVLPLLSDPAALARMSRAAASVGTRDGAARMADLVRDALAARPPRPAARR